One Luteibacter sp. 9135 DNA segment encodes these proteins:
- a CDS encoding UDP-2,3-diacylglucosamine diphosphatase, translated as MARLICRAAFISDVHLGTPDCKAGYLLDFLKSLDCRQLYLVGDIVDLEALARRQWWHPEHSAVIAELVGMAARGVEVIYLPGNHDYQMRGLAGSTIAGIRVELDAVHEGADGRRYRVSHGDEYDPEHIGRAWITWLGDTLHRFICWANRRVHAVRKRLELPYLPLSIILKSHVGAALAYIRDYEQRVASDARERGFDGHICGHIHFGHIRSVEGVLYMNDGDWVEHCTALVEDMGGAMELIHWTEQCTPLGRASRETVLPSAEAVLGFAPLADCRADLGELHAGTSLAG; from the coding sequence ATGGCCAGACTCATCTGCCGCGCCGCCTTCATCTCCGACGTGCATCTGGGCACGCCCGACTGCAAAGCCGGCTATCTGCTGGATTTCCTGAAAAGCCTCGACTGCCGGCAGCTCTACCTCGTCGGCGACATCGTCGACCTGGAAGCGCTGGCCCGTCGCCAGTGGTGGCACCCCGAGCACAGCGCGGTGATCGCCGAGTTGGTGGGCATGGCTGCGCGCGGTGTGGAGGTCATCTACCTGCCCGGCAACCATGACTACCAGATGCGCGGCCTGGCCGGATCCACCATCGCCGGTATCCGCGTCGAGCTGGATGCCGTGCACGAGGGTGCCGACGGTCGTCGCTACCGGGTCAGCCACGGTGACGAATACGATCCCGAGCATATCGGTCGCGCGTGGATCACCTGGCTGGGCGACACGCTGCATCGCTTCATCTGCTGGGCCAACCGCCGGGTGCACGCGGTGCGCAAGCGGCTCGAGCTGCCGTACCTGCCGCTGTCGATCATCCTGAAATCGCACGTCGGGGCCGCCTTGGCCTACATCCGCGATTACGAGCAGCGCGTCGCCAGCGATGCGCGCGAGCGCGGTTTCGACGGCCATATCTGCGGGCATATCCACTTCGGGCACATCCGCAGCGTGGAGGGCGTGCTCTACATGAACGACGGCGATTGGGTGGAGCACTGCACGGCGCTGGTCGAGGACATGGGCGGCGCCATGGAGCTTATCCACTGGACCGAGCAATGCACGCCCCTGGGGCGGGCCAGCCGGGAGACCGTGCTGCCCTCGGCAGAGGCCGTGCTCGGCTTCGCCCCATTGGCCGATTGCCGCGCGGACCTGGGCGAACTCCATGCCGGAACCTCCCTGGCCGGTTGA
- a CDS encoding SGNH/GDSL hydrolase family protein, with translation MGEASFLALGDSYTIGEGVADTGRWPMQLAACLRELGIAVGTPQVIATTGWTTDELSAAMDTTVLRDAYDMVTLLIGVNDQYRGRGVDAYRQPFVHLLERAIALAGDPQRVVVVSIPDWGVTRFAEGRDRAAIGHEIDAFNAVARDEAVRVHARWVDITPVSRQAGEQPGMLVDDGLHPSATHYARWVACILPVAVAALRERMTATD, from the coding sequence ATGGGCGAGGCAAGCTTTCTCGCACTGGGTGATTCGTACACCATCGGCGAGGGCGTGGCGGACACCGGGCGCTGGCCGATGCAACTGGCCGCGTGCCTGCGCGAACTCGGCATCGCCGTGGGCACGCCGCAGGTCATCGCTACCACTGGCTGGACGACCGACGAGTTGTCCGCCGCCATGGACACGACCGTCCTGCGCGATGCCTACGACATGGTCACGCTGCTGATCGGCGTGAACGACCAGTACCGCGGTCGCGGCGTGGATGCCTACCGCCAGCCCTTCGTCCACCTGCTCGAACGCGCCATTGCGCTGGCCGGCGATCCCCAGCGGGTGGTAGTGGTGTCGATTCCCGACTGGGGTGTCACGCGCTTTGCCGAGGGCCGCGACCGTGCGGCCATCGGGCACGAGATCGACGCGTTCAATGCCGTCGCGCGTGACGAGGCTGTACGCGTCCATGCACGGTGGGTGGATATCACGCCCGTATCGCGGCAGGCCGGCGAACAGCCCGGCATGCTGGTCGACGACGGCCTGCATCCCTCGGCGACCCACTACGCCCGGTGGGTGGCATGCATCCTGCCCGTCGCCGTCGCCGCCCTTCGCGAACGGATGACCGCGACGGATTGA
- a CDS encoding aminotransferase class I/II-fold pyridoxal phosphate-dependent enzyme, translating to MSSIKPSAHLAEVRYEIRGALTRRARDMEAAGQPIIKLNIGNPGRYGFATPPHLSEAIRNHLGDSEAYGHEQGLEEAREAIVAQQRARGATGVDMERVFIGNGVSELIDISLRALLQPGDEVLLPSPDYPLWSAATILNDGSPRYYRCLAENAHLPDPEEIEALIGPRTRALVLINPNNPTGAVYPKALLERIVEVARRHGLLLLCDEIYDEILYDGTPFQPLAAIAGDHPCVSFGGLSKVHRACGYRVGWMSLSGDPQRSTEYRDALQLLAALRLCANVTAQWAVRPALLDKPTIGVLTAPGGRLHQARQVVLDGVAASPFLDVVAPGGAIYAFPHIRADAIAHFDDTAFALRLLEEESVLVVPGTSFNLSASRHLRLTLLPEPAQLQEVFVRIDRVLQRMARESVPAATSSAVA from the coding sequence GTGTCCTCGATCAAGCCCAGCGCGCACCTGGCGGAAGTGCGCTACGAAATCCGCGGCGCCCTCACGCGGCGCGCTCGCGACATGGAAGCGGCCGGCCAGCCGATCATCAAGCTCAATATCGGCAATCCCGGTCGCTATGGCTTCGCCACGCCGCCGCACCTCAGCGAAGCCATCCGCAACCACCTGGGCGACAGCGAGGCCTATGGCCACGAACAGGGCCTGGAGGAAGCACGCGAGGCCATCGTGGCGCAGCAGCGCGCCCGTGGAGCCACCGGCGTCGACATGGAGCGCGTCTTCATCGGCAACGGGGTCAGCGAACTGATCGATATTTCCCTACGCGCCCTGCTACAGCCGGGCGACGAAGTACTCCTGCCCAGCCCGGATTACCCGCTGTGGAGCGCGGCCACCATCCTCAACGACGGCAGCCCGCGCTATTACCGCTGCCTGGCCGAGAACGCCCACCTGCCCGACCCGGAAGAAATCGAGGCACTGATCGGCCCGCGCACGCGCGCCCTTGTCCTGATCAACCCGAACAACCCCACCGGCGCGGTCTATCCCAAGGCCCTGCTCGAGCGCATCGTCGAGGTGGCGCGCCGCCATGGCCTGCTGCTGCTGTGCGACGAGATCTACGACGAGATCCTCTACGACGGCACGCCTTTCCAGCCGCTGGCCGCCATCGCGGGCGATCACCCCTGCGTCAGCTTCGGGGGCTTGTCCAAGGTCCATCGCGCCTGCGGCTACCGCGTGGGCTGGATGAGCCTCTCGGGCGACCCGCAGCGCAGCACCGAGTACCGCGACGCCCTGCAACTGCTGGCAGCGCTGCGCCTGTGCGCCAATGTCACCGCGCAGTGGGCCGTGCGCCCCGCGCTGCTGGACAAACCCACCATCGGCGTCCTCACCGCGCCGGGCGGCCGCCTGCACCAGGCGCGGCAGGTGGTGCTCGACGGTGTGGCGGCCAGCCCGTTCCTCGATGTGGTGGCTCCGGGCGGCGCCATCTACGCGTTCCCGCATATCCGTGCCGATGCCATCGCGCACTTCGACGACACCGCGTTCGCACTGCGGCTGCTCGAAGAGGAAAGCGTACTGGTCGTGCCGGGCACCAGTTTCAACCTGTCCGCCAGCCGGCATCTCCGTCTCACCCTGTTGCCCGAGCCGGCGCAGTTGCAGGAAGTGTTCGTGCGGATCGATCGGGTGCTGCAGCGCATGGCCCGTGAGTCAGTGCCCGCGGCCACCTCCAGCGCCGTCGCCTGA
- the rsgA gene encoding ribosome small subunit-dependent GTPase A, with amino-acid sequence MTDTPDLTSLRRIGWREATLPADRRRLARVVAQHRAGYEMHDGSSAFNAQPAGHFLKRGLDPSLRPAVGDFVFLDRATHPVIEEVLPRRSVLTRAAAGERYERQIIATNIDYVLVLTGLDGDFNPSRIERYLTLVEGSGARPVVLLSKADTGVDVDAAVSALVARLPDDASVHAINAKDPATVPLLASYLGPGSSAVLVGSSGAGKSTLTNTLLGEQRMATNAVRSHDSRGRHTTTHRALLSLPSGGCLIDTPGMRELKLTGEENLDLFADIETLAAQCRFADCGHGNEPGCAIQAALASGELSPQRWRNFLKLHDEREEQAATLEARLKRKAAPKPAGKPKRGEWRRGDN; translated from the coding sequence ATGACCGACACCCCGGACCTGACCTCCCTGCGCCGCATCGGCTGGCGCGAGGCCACGCTACCCGCCGACCGGCGCCGCCTCGCCCGCGTGGTGGCGCAGCATCGTGCCGGCTACGAGATGCACGACGGCTCGTCCGCGTTCAACGCGCAGCCGGCGGGGCATTTCCTGAAACGCGGCCTGGATCCGTCATTGCGACCGGCCGTCGGCGACTTCGTCTTCCTCGACCGCGCCACGCACCCGGTGATCGAGGAGGTGCTGCCTCGCCGCTCCGTGCTCACGCGGGCCGCCGCCGGCGAGCGCTACGAACGGCAGATCATCGCCACCAACATCGACTACGTGCTGGTACTGACCGGCCTGGACGGCGACTTCAACCCGTCGCGCATCGAGCGCTACCTCACGCTGGTGGAAGGCTCCGGCGCCCGGCCAGTGGTGCTGCTCAGCAAGGCGGACACGGGCGTGGACGTCGACGCGGCGGTGTCGGCGCTCGTCGCCCGCCTGCCGGACGACGCCTCCGTGCACGCGATCAACGCCAAAGACCCGGCCACGGTTCCCCTGCTGGCGTCCTACCTGGGGCCGGGCTCCAGTGCCGTGCTGGTCGGCTCGTCCGGCGCGGGCAAGTCCACCCTCACCAACACGTTGCTCGGCGAGCAGCGCATGGCCACCAATGCGGTGCGCTCGCACGACAGTCGCGGTCGTCACACCACCACGCATCGCGCCCTGCTCAGCCTGCCCAGCGGCGGCTGCCTGATCGACACGCCGGGCATGCGCGAACTGAAGCTGACCGGCGAGGAAAACCTCGACCTGTTCGCCGATATCGAAACGCTTGCCGCGCAGTGTCGTTTCGCCGACTGCGGCCACGGCAACGAACCCGGTTGCGCGATCCAGGCGGCGCTCGCGTCCGGTGAGCTTTCGCCGCAGCGCTGGCGCAATTTCCTCAAGCTCCACGACGAGCGCGAGGAACAGGCGGCGACGCTCGAGGCACGGCTGAAGCGCAAGGCCGCGCCCAAGCCCGCCGGCAAGCCTAAACGCGGCGAGTGGCGACGCGGCGACAACTAA
- a CDS encoding autotransporter outer membrane beta-barrel domain-containing protein, translating to MIVSHGRRHALAAALFTALTTPAAAADFPYGILVQSGSALSLASGDIVSVSGTATGRAITVASRASFDATGAAVSNRTSGNPAGYAYGLLVFDGSDSDMQGGAITMLGDRAVAVQVQGASRAVFRDIDIATAGNGSLGIAAVGGADIDGQGTRIEVTGTDSTAVLVRGGAHVGISDGDVLTRQAHVGAVVVDGMGSTFTARRSRIAAQGEQAWAITGTGGEVRLHATRLEGAGGVFGSRGPGADPLRVHLMEGSRAVGHVESGRAALLLRMEDSELVGDMHRRGTGELDAGLTRSRWMGRATGVDRLRLDASDWSVTGEADVGQLTLAGASTVAFAQAGTGFASLRVGRLDSTGGEATVRLRTRLDAGGAMARQATDRLLVQGDALGTTRLDIVPAGGRGAATAPGAGGGISVAQVGGAASEASFRLAGDYVVVGPWRYGLHAYAPGEADASQRRVAGNGSDYWDFRLQSTRIDRHGRAFGLFGRSLPVDAADDASHLPVSRAALAPQVPAYLALAGALFGHARASLDAAHPDDLAAAHDAALRVRGFGGHTRYRSTLPFDRFGVDSQRSDTGVQVAGDLVAIESDASHTRAGIVASVGRARIAPRAVDGVGSARSESRALALTYALRADAGWRVDAAYAVSHHRVAVRSHPRGEALARLRANGNDASLAGTLRWSPTSYLAVDPGASLLWQRQRFTSAQDRDGIVVRLGAPERLTLRAGMRAALAFVPHGYWLSAWSAHVYAGYATTRDTGTQAVLSGIRFATGGGGRQVDLAAGMSAELRGDITLSVDIDRRVAVGGAGESGLALRVGLAMTF from the coding sequence ATGATCGTCTCCCACGGCCGGCGCCATGCGCTGGCGGCCGCGCTGTTCACCGCTTTGACCACACCCGCAGCGGCGGCGGATTTTCCGTACGGCATCCTTGTCCAGAGCGGTTCGGCCCTGTCTCTCGCCTCGGGCGACATCGTGTCGGTCAGCGGGACGGCCACCGGGCGTGCCATCACGGTCGCCTCGCGAGCCTCGTTCGACGCCACGGGTGCCGCCGTCAGCAACCGCACCAGCGGCAACCCGGCCGGCTATGCCTACGGCTTGCTCGTCTTCGACGGCAGCGACTCGGACATGCAGGGCGGCGCGATCACCATGCTCGGCGATCGCGCGGTGGCCGTGCAGGTCCAGGGCGCCTCGCGTGCCGTGTTCCGCGATATCGATATCGCCACCGCCGGCAACGGCAGCCTCGGCATCGCGGCCGTCGGCGGTGCCGACATCGATGGGCAGGGCACACGCATCGAGGTGACGGGGACGGACAGCACCGCCGTACTGGTGCGTGGCGGCGCTCACGTCGGCATCAGCGACGGCGACGTGCTCACGCGGCAGGCCCATGTCGGTGCCGTGGTAGTGGATGGCATGGGATCGACCTTCACCGCCCGGCGTAGCCGCATCGCGGCGCAGGGCGAACAGGCATGGGCGATCACCGGGACGGGAGGCGAGGTCCGGCTCCATGCCACCCGGCTGGAGGGCGCCGGCGGGGTTTTCGGCAGCCGGGGCCCGGGTGCCGACCCACTGCGCGTGCACCTGATGGAGGGTTCCCGCGCCGTGGGGCATGTCGAGAGTGGCCGTGCCGCGCTGTTGCTGCGGATGGAGGACAGCGAACTGGTCGGTGACATGCACCGCCGCGGCACGGGTGAGCTGGATGCCGGGCTTACGCGGTCGCGCTGGATGGGCCGCGCCACGGGTGTGGATCGCCTGCGCCTGGACGCCAGCGACTGGTCCGTCACCGGGGAGGCCGATGTCGGGCAACTGACACTGGCGGGGGCGTCCACCGTGGCCTTCGCCCAAGCGGGCACCGGCTTCGCCAGCCTGCGTGTCGGTCGCCTCGACAGCACCGGCGGCGAGGCGACGGTGCGCCTGCGTACACGGCTGGATGCCGGTGGCGCGATGGCACGCCAGGCCACCGATCGCCTTCTCGTGCAGGGCGATGCCCTCGGCACCACGCGACTGGACATCGTCCCTGCCGGTGGCCGTGGCGCCGCGACCGCGCCGGGTGCGGGTGGCGGCATCAGCGTCGCGCAGGTGGGCGGTGCGGCCAGCGAGGCATCGTTCCGTCTGGCCGGCGATTACGTCGTCGTCGGGCCCTGGCGCTATGGCCTGCACGCGTACGCTCCTGGCGAGGCGGATGCCTCGCAACGGCGTGTCGCTGGCAACGGCAGCGATTACTGGGATTTTCGCCTGCAGAGTACGCGGATCGACCGGCATGGCCGCGCCTTCGGCCTCTTCGGGCGGTCGTTGCCGGTCGACGCGGCGGACGATGCATCGCACCTGCCAGTCTCGCGCGCCGCCCTTGCGCCGCAGGTGCCTGCCTACCTGGCGCTGGCGGGAGCCTTGTTCGGCCATGCGCGTGCATCCCTCGACGCCGCGCACCCGGACGATCTCGCCGCCGCGCACGATGCCGCGCTGCGCGTACGCGGCTTCGGTGGTCATACGCGCTACCGGAGTACGTTGCCCTTCGACCGCTTCGGCGTCGACAGCCAGCGCAGCGACACGGGTGTGCAGGTGGCGGGCGACCTCGTCGCCATCGAATCCGATGCATCGCACACGCGTGCCGGTATCGTCGCCAGTGTCGGGCGTGCACGCATCGCGCCGCGCGCGGTCGACGGCGTCGGCTCGGCGCGTTCGGAGAGCCGCGCTCTGGCCCTCACCTATGCGCTGCGCGCTGACGCAGGCTGGCGCGTGGATGCGGCCTACGCGGTCAGTCACCATCGCGTGGCGGTACGTAGCCACCCGCGGGGCGAGGCCCTCGCCCGGCTGCGTGCGAACGGCAACGATGCATCGCTGGCCGGCACGTTGCGATGGTCGCCCACGTCGTATCTGGCCGTGGACCCAGGGGCGTCGTTGCTGTGGCAGCGCCAGCGCTTCACCTCCGCGCAGGACCGCGACGGCATCGTCGTCCGCCTGGGTGCGCCGGAACGCCTGACGCTTCGTGCCGGCATGCGCGCCGCGCTGGCCTTCGTACCGCACGGCTACTGGCTGTCGGCCTGGTCCGCCCACGTGTATGCGGGCTATGCGACCACGCGCGACACCGGTACACAGGCCGTTCTCTCCGGCATCCGCTTCGCCACGGGCGGGGGTGGCCGCCAGGTCGACCTTGCCGCCGGCATGTCGGCGGAACTACGCGGCGACATCACCCTCTCCGTGGATATCGATCGACGCGTCGCGGTCGGCGGTGCCGGAGAGTCCGGCCTGGCACTTCGCGTGGGACTGGCCATGACGTTCTGA
- a CDS encoding Csu type fimbrial protein → MKWLAFMLLAFAALLASPRADTTTTCSITSISNLAFGPVDPTGTSVTTTATLNYSCTYSGVLGSLYGSYISACVSLGTDDLANFSPRTIVNANNDRMQYQVFKDASLTSIWGRVNHATYTPQAFTRQIGILSNGATLTGSLTIYGQVPALQSTLSPGSYSGNLLGSLTGNSLTWSYNEALLTIGTYPASCSAGGTVAAQTVAAPSMTTTANVAARCTFGTATDLNFGSVPGLLRTVTDQTSLLRATCTNRAAYQVGLDNGSNASGTTRRMTDGTRFVTYELYRDTARTLRWGASLNTDTATGTGTGAEQTLTVYGRLPVQTAARAGTYSDIVTVTITY, encoded by the coding sequence ATGAAGTGGCTTGCCTTTATGCTGCTGGCCTTCGCTGCCCTGCTTGCGTCGCCGCGCGCCGACACGACGACGACGTGCAGCATTACCAGCATCAGCAACCTCGCGTTCGGCCCCGTGGACCCGACCGGCACGTCCGTGACCACCACGGCGACGCTCAACTACAGTTGCACCTATTCCGGCGTGCTCGGATCGTTGTACGGCAGCTACATATCCGCGTGTGTCAGCCTGGGAACGGACGACCTGGCGAATTTTTCGCCCCGTACGATCGTCAACGCCAACAACGATCGCATGCAATACCAGGTATTCAAGGACGCGAGCCTCACATCGATATGGGGGCGGGTAAACCATGCGACCTACACGCCGCAGGCTTTCACGCGGCAGATCGGCATCCTGTCCAACGGCGCGACGCTCACCGGCAGCCTCACGATCTACGGGCAGGTACCGGCGCTGCAAAGCACGTTGTCGCCCGGTAGCTACAGCGGCAACCTGCTCGGCTCGCTCACAGGCAACTCCTTGACCTGGAGCTACAACGAAGCCTTGCTGACCATCGGCACCTACCCCGCCTCGTGCAGCGCTGGCGGCACCGTCGCCGCGCAGACGGTGGCCGCGCCGTCCATGACCACCACGGCGAACGTCGCCGCCCGCTGCACGTTCGGCACCGCCACCGACCTCAACTTCGGCAGTGTGCCCGGGCTGTTGCGCACCGTCACCGACCAGACTTCGCTGCTGCGCGCCACCTGCACCAACCGCGCCGCCTACCAGGTGGGCCTGGACAACGGCAGCAACGCATCGGGCACGACGCGACGCATGACCGACGGCACCCGCTTCGTCACCTACGAACTCTACCGGGACACCGCACGCACGCTGCGCTGGGGCGCATCCCTCAACACCGATACCGCCACGGGCACCGGCACCGGTGCCGAACAGACACTGACCGTGTATGGCCGCCTGCCCGTACAGACGGCGGCGCGGGCAGGTACCTACAGCGATATCGTCACGGTCACCATCACCTATTGA
- a CDS encoding fimbria/pilus outer membrane usher protein, translated as MLVLAAGSANADGHATAPGALPPPVATRESGAGEDLYLEVVLNGTRTEALVHFIRRGEALCAQVADLRGLGFVLPPGSDQRCLPDMPDVRYTYDVAQQRVNIDVPTGQLNLPMQVLNVPERRATRASSGTGLLLNYDVYAAHGGGASNVSGLAELRAFTDGLGVLSTTSLSRRYQTSGVGWQGDTVRLDTQWRLSFPDRSQTLTIGDTFTGALSWSRATRIGGIAYGTDFALQPYRVTTPLPQFFGQATAPSSVELYIDGIRQYNGKVPAGPFQLTAVPGVDQAGQAQVVLTDALGRSSTVTFPFYAARQLLRAGLSDWSVELGTVREAYGIDSFAYGSEPVASATWRRGITDRLTLESHTEAGDGRGTAGSGLVWNPTGALVLNGSYARSRGGGAQYGAGLSWNGSHVNASIDTLRGNARYDDVASGYGSPPPRASDRALLGFNIHASSFGVNYVRLRYDGQPATRYAGMFLLRNIGRGISLNASYNQNLDIAADRSFFIGATMALDQRTTWSTSVQRDRDRTFGIVDASRPIDGDGGFGWHVQGRSGSTGGGLAELGWLGNRGQLTVGASNFGAASYAYADANGALVLMGGHTFAARRIDDAFALVTTEGTPDIPVLLENRRTGVTDSRGLLLVSRLMAYQDNRLAIDPIDLPADQRVQRVETIVAPSDRAGVVVRFPVKRVRAASAILVDEAGQPLPVGASVATGDASSPAVVGYDGLVYLDNLQGGDTPLDVTLPGGARCDATLTYPAQAHDLPQLGPLTCKAATP; from the coding sequence ATGCTGGTCCTGGCCGCTGGCAGCGCGAACGCGGACGGGCATGCGACCGCGCCCGGTGCCCTGCCGCCGCCCGTGGCGACGCGGGAGAGCGGCGCCGGCGAAGACCTCTACCTGGAAGTGGTGCTCAACGGCACGCGGACCGAGGCGCTGGTGCATTTCATCCGCCGTGGCGAGGCACTCTGCGCCCAGGTCGCCGACCTGCGTGGTCTGGGCTTCGTGCTCCCGCCCGGCAGCGATCAACGCTGCCTGCCGGACATGCCCGACGTACGCTACACCTACGATGTCGCCCAGCAGCGCGTGAACATCGACGTGCCCACCGGGCAGCTGAACCTGCCGATGCAAGTGCTCAACGTGCCCGAGCGCCGTGCGACGCGTGCCTCCAGCGGGACCGGCCTGTTGCTCAACTACGACGTGTATGCCGCGCACGGTGGCGGCGCGAGCAACGTCAGTGGCCTGGCCGAGCTGCGTGCGTTCACGGACGGCCTGGGCGTGCTGAGTACGACCTCGCTGAGTCGTCGCTACCAGACGTCCGGCGTCGGCTGGCAGGGCGATACCGTACGCCTGGATACGCAATGGCGGTTGTCGTTCCCCGACCGGTCGCAGACGCTGACTATCGGCGACACCTTTACCGGCGCCCTGTCCTGGTCGCGTGCCACGCGGATCGGCGGCATCGCCTACGGCACGGACTTCGCCTTGCAGCCCTATCGCGTGACGACGCCGCTGCCGCAGTTCTTCGGCCAGGCCACCGCGCCGTCCTCGGTGGAGCTCTACATAGACGGCATCCGCCAGTACAACGGCAAGGTGCCCGCCGGCCCGTTCCAGCTCACCGCCGTACCCGGCGTGGACCAGGCCGGCCAGGCGCAGGTGGTGCTCACCGACGCGCTGGGCAGGAGCAGCACGGTGACCTTTCCTTTCTACGCCGCGCGTCAGTTGTTGCGTGCCGGCCTGTCGGACTGGTCGGTCGAACTGGGCACGGTGCGCGAGGCCTACGGCATCGATTCGTTCGCCTATGGGAGCGAACCGGTCGCCAGCGCGACCTGGCGGCGCGGCATCACCGACCGGCTGACGCTGGAGTCGCACACCGAGGCGGGCGACGGACGCGGCACGGCAGGCAGCGGCCTCGTCTGGAACCCGACCGGGGCGCTGGTGTTGAATGGCTCCTATGCCCGATCGCGCGGTGGTGGCGCCCAATACGGTGCGGGTCTGTCGTGGAACGGCAGCCATGTGAATGCCTCGATAGACACGCTTCGCGGCAACGCACGTTACGACGACGTCGCCAGCGGCTACGGGTCGCCGCCACCGCGTGCCAGTGACCGTGCCCTTCTCGGCTTCAACATCCACGCATCCAGTTTCGGCGTGAACTATGTCCGCCTGCGCTACGACGGACAGCCGGCCACGCGCTATGCCGGCATGTTCCTGCTGCGCAACATCGGCCGCGGCATCTCGTTGAACGCCAGCTACAACCAGAACCTGGACATCGCAGCCGACCGCAGCTTCTTCATCGGCGCGACCATGGCGCTCGACCAGCGCACGACATGGAGTACCTCGGTGCAGCGCGATCGCGACCGCACCTTCGGCATCGTGGATGCCAGCCGGCCGATCGACGGCGACGGTGGTTTTGGCTGGCATGTGCAGGGCCGCAGCGGATCGACCGGCGGCGGCCTGGCGGAGCTGGGCTGGCTGGGCAACCGTGGCCAGCTGACCGTGGGCGCCAGCAATTTCGGCGCCGCATCCTACGCGTATGCCGACGCCAACGGCGCGCTCGTGTTGATGGGCGGCCACACCTTCGCCGCACGCCGGATCGACGACGCCTTCGCCCTGGTGACGACGGAAGGCACACCGGATATTCCGGTGCTCCTGGAAAACCGGCGCACCGGCGTGACCGACAGCCGGGGACTGCTGCTCGTGTCGCGACTCATGGCCTACCAGGACAACCGGCTGGCGATCGATCCGATCGACCTCCCGGCCGACCAGCGCGTGCAACGCGTGGAAACCATCGTCGCGCCCTCCGATCGCGCCGGCGTCGTGGTGCGTTTTCCCGTGAAGCGGGTGCGCGCGGCGTCGGCGATCCTCGTCGACGAGGCAGGGCAGCCGCTGCCGGTGGGGGCAAGCGTGGCGACAGGCGATGCATCGTCGCCTGCCGTCGTCGGCTACGACGGCCTGGTGTACCTCGACAACCTGCAGGGCGGCGACACACCGCTCGACGTGACCCTTCCCGGCGGTGCGCGTTGCGATGCGACGCTCACCTATCCGGCGCAGGCACACGACCTGCCGCAACTCGGTCCGCTGACCTGCAAGGCGGCCACGCCATGA
- a CDS encoding fimbrial biogenesis chaperone — protein sequence MRPWPFRVAIAGALASMACVIHASGLQVSPIGLRLATSTPAEALWLTNTGTESLHAQVRVFRWTQADGKDVLTPSRDLVVSPPMVTIAPGDRQLVRVIRQVAPAADGRETAYRVIVDELPVDASDKPGLKFVLRYSVPVFLAPVGDPTMKAALHATWESDADGPHLRIHNGGNGHAQVADLAWQGRQGHRTPLLPGLAGYALPGATMRWKLPPDARHADGLLRARINGEPSESTLAVDTDGH from the coding sequence GTGCGCCCTTGGCCATTCCGCGTGGCGATAGCCGGCGCGCTGGCCTCGATGGCGTGCGTTATCCACGCGAGTGGCCTGCAGGTGTCGCCCATCGGACTGCGGCTGGCCACCTCGACACCCGCCGAAGCCCTGTGGCTCACCAACACCGGCACCGAATCGCTGCATGCGCAGGTGCGTGTGTTTCGCTGGACCCAGGCGGACGGCAAGGATGTGCTGACGCCCTCTCGCGACCTGGTCGTGAGCCCGCCGATGGTGACTATCGCCCCCGGCGACCGCCAGCTGGTGCGCGTCATCAGACAGGTCGCCCCGGCGGCGGACGGCAGGGAAACCGCCTACCGCGTGATCGTGGACGAACTGCCGGTGGACGCCAGCGACAAGCCGGGGCTGAAGTTCGTGTTGCGCTACTCCGTGCCGGTGTTCCTGGCACCGGTGGGCGACCCGACAATGAAAGCGGCGCTGCATGCAACGTGGGAGAGCGACGCGGACGGTCCTCACCTGCGCATTCACAACGGCGGCAACGGTCATGCGCAGGTCGCCGACCTGGCGTGGCAAGGCAGGCAGGGCCATCGCACCCCGCTGCTGCCCGGCCTGGCGGGTTACGCACTGCCCGGGGCGACGATGCGCTGGAAGCTCCCACCGGACGCGCGGCACGCGGATGGTCTCCTGCGTGCGAGGATCAACGGTGAGCCGTCCGAGTCGACGCTGGCGGTGGACACGGACGGCCACTAG